Proteins from a genomic interval of Pseudomonas sp. RC10:
- a CDS encoding amino acid ABC transporter ATP-binding protein: MMGQPQPVVTVENLHKHYGDAHVLKGVDMQVSAGEVVVILGASGSGKSTLIRCLNGLETYSEGSVVVGGLSLPANRPGLRVLKDIRKEAGMVFQQFNLFPHKTVLENITLAPRKVRGKSREAARQHAMELLEKVHIAAHAHKYPGQLSGGQQQRVAIARALAMEPKLMLFDEPTSALDPEMVSEVLDVMRELARSGMTMIIVTHEMNFAREVADRAVYVHDGRILEQGPPRQLFEAPVHERTKAFFSSVLKQG, translated from the coding sequence ATGATGGGACAACCTCAACCAGTGGTCACAGTCGAAAACCTGCACAAACACTACGGCGACGCGCATGTTTTGAAGGGCGTCGACATGCAGGTCAGCGCAGGCGAAGTGGTGGTCATCCTCGGGGCCAGCGGCTCGGGCAAATCCACGTTGATCCGGTGCCTGAACGGCCTGGAAACGTATAGCGAAGGCAGTGTGGTCGTGGGCGGTCTGTCGCTTCCGGCCAACCGTCCAGGCCTGCGCGTGCTCAAGGACATTCGCAAAGAAGCGGGCATGGTCTTCCAGCAGTTCAACCTGTTCCCCCACAAAACCGTGTTGGAAAACATCACCCTCGCTCCGCGCAAGGTCAGGGGTAAATCCCGCGAAGCCGCACGGCAACATGCGATGGAGTTGCTGGAAAAAGTCCACATCGCCGCACACGCCCACAAATACCCCGGCCAACTGTCGGGAGGCCAGCAACAACGGGTCGCCATCGCCCGCGCATTGGCCATGGAACCCAAGCTCATGCTGTTTGATGAACCCACTTCCGCGCTCGACCCGGAAATGGTCAGCGAAGTGCTCGACGTCATGCGCGAACTCGCTCGCTCAGGCATGACCATGATCATCGTCACCCACGAAATGAACTTCGCCCGAGAGGTGGCGGATCGTGCGGTGTACGTTCACGACGGCCGGATACTGGAACAGGGACCGCCCCGGCAATTGTTCGAAGCGCCGGTGCATGAGCGGACGAAGGCGTTTTTTTCGAGTGTGTTGAAGCAGGGTTGA
- a CDS encoding amino acid ABC transporter permease → MNFQFDWQAALASIPALLAGLPMTLLISLIGVVIGMLLGVAFGMLRLAPQWYLRAIAVTYVEIFRGTPVLVQVLFIFYGLPSLLGHPLDPLTAAIASIALNSGAYISEVVRGGVGSIDRGQSEAGLSLGLGPVQTFAHVIWPQALRRMAPALGNQMITSIKDTSLFSVIGIGELVREGQIFIAATFNALEVYLMIGVFYLLITLTLSLLINVYERTQLQGRAR, encoded by the coding sequence ATGAACTTTCAGTTTGATTGGCAAGCTGCGCTTGCCAGCATCCCCGCGTTGCTCGCGGGTCTGCCGATGACGTTGCTGATTTCCCTAATCGGCGTGGTGATCGGCATGCTGTTGGGCGTGGCTTTCGGCATGTTGCGTCTGGCGCCGCAGTGGTACTTGCGCGCCATCGCCGTGACCTACGTCGAAATCTTTCGCGGCACGCCGGTGTTGGTCCAGGTGCTGTTCATCTTCTATGGTTTGCCCTCGTTGCTGGGGCATCCGCTGGACCCACTCACCGCAGCCATCGCCTCGATCGCACTGAACTCCGGTGCTTACATCTCGGAGGTCGTGCGCGGCGGCGTCGGCTCCATCGACCGAGGCCAGAGTGAAGCAGGTCTCTCATTGGGCCTGGGACCGGTTCAAACCTTCGCCCATGTTATCTGGCCTCAGGCACTGCGGCGCATGGCCCCCGCGCTGGGCAATCAGATGATCACCAGCATCAAGGACACCTCGCTGTTCTCGGTCATCGGCATCGGTGAACTGGTCCGCGAAGGGCAAATCTTCATCGCTGCCACCTTCAACGCGCTGGAAGTCTATTTGATGATCGGCGTGTTCTACCTGTTGATCACCCTGACGCTGTCACTGCTGATCAACGTCTACGAACGCACTCAACTGCAAGGGCGAGCACGATGA
- a CDS encoding basic amino acid ABC transporter substrate-binding protein, producing the protein MKTLSSLFRSFTSDLRTARTFGAAFVVLTSLAMTAPVNAAPLPTIKVAADPSFTPFAFMDQKTHQMEGFDMDLMRAMAPLAGYQVQVLPLDFAGIIPALQSGNIQVSASSITITEARKKVIDFSSPYYDSGMQILVKNNEAGISTMNDLKGKTVAVLTGSTGYTFTQETLGSDVKLVPYSTYAAAFLALVVGNTDAVVGDQPVLANYASNAGKGKAKVVGPLYHGEQYGIAFAKGSPLVEPMNKALQTLRDNGTYAQIYQKWFGTLPTSTASTPQ; encoded by the coding sequence ATGAAAACGCTTTCTTCGCTCTTCCGGTCTTTCACGTCCGATCTGCGCACGGCGCGCACATTCGGCGCAGCGTTCGTGGTGCTGACATCCCTGGCCATGACGGCGCCCGTCAATGCCGCCCCGCTGCCAACGATCAAGGTCGCGGCCGACCCCAGCTTCACGCCTTTCGCCTTCATGGACCAGAAAACCCATCAAATGGAAGGGTTCGACATGGACCTGATGCGCGCGATGGCGCCGCTGGCGGGGTATCAAGTGCAAGTGCTGCCGCTGGATTTCGCCGGCATCATCCCTGCGTTGCAAAGCGGCAATATCCAGGTTTCCGCGTCGAGCATCACCATCACCGAAGCGCGGAAAAAGGTCATTGATTTTTCCAGCCCTTACTACGACTCAGGCATGCAGATTCTCGTCAAAAACAACGAGGCCGGGATCAGCACCATGAACGATCTCAAGGGCAAAACGGTGGCCGTGCTCACCGGCTCCACGGGCTACACCTTCACCCAGGAGACGTTGGGCTCGGACGTGAAACTGGTGCCGTATTCGACCTACGCCGCCGCATTCCTGGCGCTGGTCGTCGGCAACACCGATGCCGTCGTGGGCGATCAGCCTGTGCTGGCCAACTACGCAAGCAACGCGGGCAAAGGCAAAGCGAAAGTCGTCGGACCGCTGTACCACGGCGAGCAATACGGAATCGCGTTCGCCAAAGGCAGTCCCTTGGTCGAGCCGATGAACAAGGCCCTGCAAACGCTTCGGGACAACGGTACCTACGCTCAGATCTACCAGAAATGGTTCGGCACCCTGCCCACTTCCACCGCATCCACCCCGCAATAA
- a CDS encoding ureidoglycolate lyase produces MSDTELLHVEPLSAGAFEPYGWMLGEPYDPKGTIPGFSNAATDFWQTHVFDPGMGGRTEVLWVNYRSHEDVAVLEVHRLTQQAIVPLTGPVIHIVATSLADGEPDLNSLKAFRIEPGQGICMRPGCWHASRVEDAEVTCLMLTRSSTTLELIDHMTDGTPAEESALRPITPKRRVAAGTQQ; encoded by the coding sequence ATGAGTGATACCGAGTTGTTGCACGTCGAGCCTCTGAGCGCTGGTGCGTTTGAACCCTACGGATGGATGCTGGGTGAGCCCTACGACCCCAAGGGAACGATCCCGGGATTCAGCAATGCCGCTACGGATTTCTGGCAAACCCACGTGTTCGACCCCGGCATGGGCGGCCGCACGGAAGTGCTCTGGGTGAACTACCGCAGCCACGAGGACGTTGCGGTGCTCGAAGTCCATCGGCTGACCCAACAGGCCATCGTGCCGCTGACCGGTCCAGTCATTCATATCGTGGCGACCAGCCTGGCGGATGGCGAGCCGGACCTGAACAGCCTCAAGGCCTTTCGCATCGAGCCCGGCCAAGGCATCTGCATGCGCCCCGGATGCTGGCATGCCTCACGGGTTGAAGACGCAGAAGTCACCTGCCTGATGCTCACGCGCAGCTCTACCACCCTTGAGCTGATCGACCACATGACGGACGGAACACCCGCCGAGGAGAGTGCGCTGCGGCCAATCACGCCCAAGCGCCGGGTGGCGGCTGGAACACAACAATAA
- a CDS encoding amidase, with the protein MKTIAQLAGELNSGITTSQTLIEDALARIEQHRGAGGSAYISVDAEQARLDAIASDRARAKGHVPSPLAGLPVSIKDLFDVRGHVSRSGAKLLNDAPPAISDAAVVSRLRAVGAILLGRTNMSEFAFSGLGLNPHFGTPRNPFDQHRIAGGSSSGAAVSVAEGMAVVGLGTDTGGSIRIPSAFCGLTGFKPTASRVPQDGAFPLSQSLDSVGPLARSVADCRWVDGILSGETLAHQERTLAGLRLAVTRDYVLEGLDEATALAFDASLARLSDAGADIQWINFPELHQLPQINAGGGLTAAEAWHRHRDWLQGPHSDQYDARVAKRIRRGEALSAFDYLEIVAQRQRLIEAARQRLAGFDGWLMPTVPVVAPTLEPLLADEATFFSTNGLVLRNPSVINFLDGCALSLPCQRPGDLPVGLSVAGLHGTDAHILAVGQAIEACVTHAPNVR; encoded by the coding sequence ATGAAAACAATTGCCCAACTCGCGGGTGAGCTGAACAGCGGCATCACGACCAGCCAGACGTTGATCGAAGACGCGCTCGCACGCATCGAACAGCATCGAGGCGCCGGTGGCTCGGCGTACATCAGCGTCGATGCCGAGCAGGCCAGGCTGGATGCAATCGCCAGCGATCGGGCGCGAGCGAAAGGCCACGTGCCCTCACCTCTGGCCGGTCTGCCCGTGTCGATCAAAGACCTGTTCGACGTGCGCGGACACGTCTCTCGGTCAGGCGCGAAACTGCTGAACGATGCACCGCCAGCCATCAGCGATGCAGCGGTTGTAAGTCGTCTTCGGGCGGTGGGGGCGATTCTGCTGGGCCGCACCAACATGAGCGAATTCGCCTTTTCGGGCCTTGGCTTGAACCCGCACTTCGGCACCCCGCGAAACCCCTTCGATCAACACCGCATCGCCGGCGGTTCAAGCTCGGGAGCTGCGGTCAGCGTCGCCGAAGGCATGGCCGTGGTGGGGCTCGGCACCGACACAGGCGGGTCCATCCGTATTCCGTCAGCGTTCTGTGGTCTGACAGGCTTCAAGCCCACTGCCAGCCGGGTGCCTCAGGACGGGGCCTTTCCCCTGTCGCAGAGTCTGGATTCCGTAGGCCCACTGGCGCGGTCTGTCGCCGATTGCCGCTGGGTGGACGGCATTCTGTCCGGGGAAACGCTGGCTCATCAGGAGCGTACGCTGGCCGGATTGCGTCTGGCGGTCACTCGTGACTATGTCCTTGAAGGCCTCGACGAAGCGACGGCCCTGGCTTTCGACGCAAGCCTCGCGCGACTCAGCGACGCGGGCGCCGATATTCAGTGGATCAACTTTCCCGAGCTTCATCAGTTGCCTCAGATCAACGCGGGCGGCGGCCTGACGGCAGCAGAAGCCTGGCATCGTCATCGCGACTGGCTGCAAGGGCCGCACAGCGACCAGTACGACGCTCGGGTCGCGAAACGTATTCGGCGCGGGGAGGCGTTGTCGGCTTTCGACTATCTGGAAATCGTCGCGCAACGTCAGCGTTTGATTGAAGCGGCTCGCCAGCGACTGGCGGGGTTCGACGGCTGGCTGATGCCGACAGTGCCCGTCGTGGCGCCAACGCTCGAACCGTTACTGGCGGACGAAGCCACGTTCTTCAGCACGAATGGCCTGGTGTTGCGCAACCCCAGCGTCATCAACTTTCTGGACGGCTGTGCGTTGAGCCTGCCGTGTCAGCGGCCCGGAGACCTGCCCGTCGGATTATCGGTCGCCGGACTGCACGGCACTGACGCGCACATTCTGGCCGTGGGTCAGGCCATTGAAGCCTGCGTGACCCACGCACCGAATGTGAGATGA
- a CDS encoding DUF2848 domain-containing protein — protein sequence MTSLTFQIADHGNLTVNIHHLIIAGWAGRDMAAVEHHIAELEELGVRRPTQIPCFYRVSAHLLNPAERIQVPGKCSSGETEFVLIPSDEGLLVGLGSDHTDRKVESYDVTVSKQMCDKPIGIQVWRYAQVQPHWDQLIMRTWRTREGQRELYQQGPVTGLLAPEQLLGKLNEHGQLPPNTAMFCGTQPVLGELGYGDVFEMELHDPVLKRSLHHRYRVDPLPVAE from the coding sequence ATGACGAGCCTGACGTTCCAGATTGCCGACCACGGCAACCTCACCGTAAACATCCACCACCTCATCATCGCAGGCTGGGCGGGTCGCGACATGGCAGCCGTCGAGCACCATATCGCCGAGCTTGAAGAGCTGGGCGTGCGTCGGCCGACGCAGATTCCGTGCTTTTACCGGGTGTCGGCGCATCTGCTGAACCCCGCCGAGCGAATTCAGGTGCCGGGTAAATGCTCCTCGGGTGAAACTGAATTCGTCCTGATTCCAAGCGACGAAGGGCTGCTGGTGGGACTGGGTTCGGACCACACGGACCGCAAGGTCGAGAGCTACGACGTCACGGTTTCAAAGCAGATGTGCGACAAGCCGATTGGCATTCAGGTCTGGCGCTACGCGCAGGTCCAGCCCCATTGGGATCAGTTGATCATGCGCACCTGGAGAACCCGCGAGGGTCAGCGCGAGCTGTACCAGCAAGGTCCGGTGACCGGTCTGCTCGCACCGGAGCAGCTGCTCGGCAAGCTCAACGAACACGGCCAGCTCCCGCCCAACACCGCGATGTTCTGCGGCACGCAACCCGTGCTGGGCGAACTGGGTTACGGCGATGTATTCGAGATGGAGCTGCATGACCCCGTGCTCAAACGCAGCCTGCACCATCGGTATCGTGTCGATCCCTTGCCAGTGGCGGAGTGA
- a CDS encoding GntR family transcriptional regulator, which yields MSPSDQTDDESPPVAKSAANLRELAYAQIKHRIITCELRPGDAINESQLAALLGLGRTPIHQALHRLEMEGIVTILPRKGVVVTPLSLNDILDMVEVRVTNEQLCVKLALERAHESDFKAMHAILDRTPDMLARRDVPGLMALDLNFHLAISAAARNKVLAELLRGLHEKQARFWFLTISDISHSERIYQEHREILAALESRNTEAAVAAIHDHIDDFRRAITRSL from the coding sequence GTGAGCCCGTCCGATCAAACCGACGATGAATCCCCACCGGTCGCCAAGAGTGCCGCCAACCTGCGTGAGCTGGCTTATGCGCAGATCAAGCACCGGATCATCACCTGCGAGCTTCGCCCAGGGGACGCCATCAACGAATCCCAACTGGCGGCTTTGCTGGGCTTGGGGCGCACCCCTATTCATCAGGCGTTACACCGTCTGGAGATGGAAGGCATCGTCACGATCCTGCCGCGCAAGGGTGTGGTGGTCACGCCGCTGTCGCTGAACGACATTCTGGACATGGTCGAGGTGCGGGTGACCAACGAGCAGCTGTGCGTGAAGCTGGCGTTGGAGCGTGCCCATGAAAGCGATTTTAAAGCGATGCACGCGATCCTCGACCGCACGCCCGACATGCTGGCCCGGCGCGACGTGCCCGGTCTGATGGCGCTGGACCTCAACTTTCATCTGGCCATTTCCGCGGCCGCCCGTAACAAGGTGCTGGCCGAGCTGTTACGCGGCCTGCATGAAAAACAGGCGCGTTTCTGGTTTCTGACGATCTCGGACATCTCCCACAGCGAGCGCATCTATCAGGAGCACCGGGAGATCCTCGCCGCTCTTGAAAGCCGCAACACCGAAGCGGCCGTCGCAGCGATTCATGACCACATCGACGACTTCCGTCGCGCCATCACTCGATCCCTTTAA
- a CDS encoding nuclear transport factor 2 family protein: protein MTKFKVLVGFVCLFSGYVAAAPSADEQNVAKAVDKMTQAMLHKDTKTLAALTSDKVTYGHSSGKVQNKDEFIADIETGRSGFKTLQMLNQKITMDGDVALVRNHFSAQAVNSGVEVPTEIENFQIWQKQKGQWLLIGRQAYKF from the coding sequence ATGACCAAGTTCAAAGTGCTGGTGGGTTTTGTGTGTCTGTTTTCGGGTTACGTTGCTGCCGCCCCATCGGCCGACGAGCAGAACGTGGCCAAGGCGGTCGACAAAATGACGCAGGCGATGCTGCACAAGGACACCAAAACCCTGGCGGCCCTGACCTCCGACAAAGTCACCTATGGCCACTCCAGCGGCAAGGTTCAGAACAAGGATGAATTCATCGCCGACATCGAAACCGGCCGCAGCGGCTTCAAGACCCTGCAGATGCTGAACCAGAAAATCACCATGGACGGCGACGTCGCACTGGTCCGCAACCACTTCTCCGCCCAGGCCGTGAACAGCGGCGTGGAAGTCCCGACCGAAATCGAAAACTTCCAGATCTGGCAGAAGCAGAAAGGCCAGTGGCTGTTGATCGGTCGTCAGGCGTACAAGTTCTAA
- a CDS encoding MFS transporter yields the protein MNLNESTHPQSVTRAATRSVGKYRWTICALLFFATTVNYLDRQVLSLLAPDLSTEFGWSNTDYANIASVFQFVYAIAMIFAGRVVDKIGTKTAYVVAIGVWSTGAVMHAFAVPLGQGIGAITTALGFAAIPVSIAGFMLSRAVLAIGEAGNFPIAIKATAEYFPKTERSFATGIFNSGANVGAIAAPICVPLIAAAWGWESAFIVIGLLGFVWLGMWVALYEKPDQQKRLTAEELAYIRGDEAEAVQAAPVPGAPAKKVSWFKLLTYRQTWAFAFGKFMTDGVWWFFLFWLPTYLSAQYNMKGAAIVMPLFVLYSMTMVGSIGGGWFPSYFMARGDKPYDGRMKAMLIIALFPLLVLLAQPFGYISFWVPVLLIGIGASAHQAWSCNIFTTVSDMFPQKTVASVVGIGGMAGGLGGVVMTKIGGWVFDYYKSINDIHTGYMIMFAICALAYLVAWSVMKALVPRHKEITDL from the coding sequence ATGAATCTGAACGAGTCCACCCATCCGCAAAGCGTCACACGGGCGGCCACACGGTCTGTCGGCAAATACCGCTGGACGATCTGTGCGCTGCTGTTTTTCGCCACCACGGTCAACTACCTGGATCGCCAGGTGCTCAGCTTGCTGGCCCCGGACCTGTCGACGGAATTTGGCTGGAGTAACACTGACTACGCCAACATTGCCTCGGTCTTTCAGTTCGTCTACGCCATCGCGATGATCTTCGCCGGTCGTGTCGTCGACAAGATCGGCACCAAAACCGCCTACGTCGTGGCGATTGGCGTCTGGTCCACGGGCGCCGTGATGCACGCGTTTGCGGTGCCGTTGGGGCAAGGCATTGGCGCGATCACCACGGCACTGGGGTTCGCTGCAATTCCGGTGTCCATCGCCGGGTTCATGCTGTCGCGGGCCGTGCTGGCCATCGGCGAAGCGGGTAACTTCCCGATCGCGATCAAAGCCACGGCCGAATATTTTCCGAAGACCGAGCGCTCGTTCGCCACCGGGATTTTCAACTCCGGCGCCAACGTCGGTGCGATCGCCGCGCCGATCTGCGTGCCGCTGATCGCTGCTGCGTGGGGCTGGGAATCGGCGTTCATCGTGATCGGCCTGCTCGGTTTCGTCTGGCTGGGCATGTGGGTGGCCCTGTATGAAAAACCGGATCAGCAAAAACGCCTGACCGCCGAAGAGCTGGCCTACATTCGCGGCGACGAAGCCGAAGCTGTCCAGGCTGCCCCGGTGCCGGGTGCGCCTGCGAAGAAGGTTTCGTGGTTCAAACTTTTGACCTATCGCCAGACGTGGGCCTTCGCCTTCGGCAAGTTCATGACTGACGGCGTGTGGTGGTTCTTCCTGTTCTGGCTCCCGACGTACCTGTCCGCGCAATACAACATGAAAGGCGCGGCCATCGTGATGCCGCTGTTCGTGCTGTACAGCATGACCATGGTCGGCAGCATCGGCGGCGGCTGGTTCCCGAGTTACTTCATGGCACGGGGCGACAAGCCGTACGACGGCCGCATGAAAGCCATGCTGATCATCGCGCTGTTCCCGTTGCTGGTGCTGCTGGCGCAACCGTTCGGGTACATCAGTTTCTGGGTGCCCGTGCTGTTGATCGGCATCGGCGCGTCGGCGCATCAGGCGTGGTCGTGCAACATTTTCACCACGGTGTCCGACATGTTCCCCCAGAAAACTGTGGCATCGGTCGTGGGCATTGGCGGCATGGCCGGTGGCCTGGGTGGCGTGGTCATGACCAAGATCGGCGGTTGGGTCTTTGACTATTACAAGTCGATCAACGACATCCACACCGGCTACATGATCATGTTTGCCATCTGCGCCCTGGCCTATCTCGTGGCGTGGAGCGTGATGAAAGCGCTGGTGCCGCGCCACAAGGAAATCACCGATCTCTGA
- a CDS encoding alpha/beta hydrolase — MSNNPLALPETFDFHGQSVRWGRMGQKGPAVVMVHGTPFSSYVWRRIAPLLAEHYQVFYYDLLGYGQSEQKEGQDVSLGIQNDLLTELLAHWEVERPHVVAHDFGGATSLRAHLLNKADYASLTLIDPVAIAPWGTPLIRHVRRHEQAFSEAPAYVHEAIVNAYIKGSTHRPLHAEDFHAYVKPWTGDVGQAAFYRQIVQMDEQYTDEIEHRFDEIRCPVQLLWGEQDDWIPITQGDELARRIPGITYVRVPGAGHLVQEEAPEVIVAQLFNFFRT, encoded by the coding sequence ATGTCTAACAACCCGCTGGCTTTACCAGAAACGTTCGATTTCCACGGCCAATCCGTTCGCTGGGGGCGCATGGGGCAGAAGGGCCCTGCCGTCGTGATGGTGCACGGCACCCCGTTTTCCTCATACGTCTGGCGACGCATCGCGCCCCTGCTCGCCGAGCATTATCAAGTCTTCTACTACGACCTGCTGGGCTACGGCCAATCGGAGCAAAAGGAAGGTCAGGACGTTTCGCTGGGTATTCAAAACGACCTGCTCACGGAGCTCTTGGCGCACTGGGAAGTCGAACGCCCTCATGTTGTGGCCCACGACTTCGGGGGTGCGACCAGCCTTCGCGCTCATCTCTTGAACAAGGCCGATTATGCGAGCCTGACCCTGATCGACCCGGTCGCCATCGCGCCTTGGGGCACACCGCTAATCAGGCATGTGCGCCGCCATGAACAAGCGTTCAGCGAGGCACCGGCCTATGTCCACGAAGCGATTGTGAACGCTTACATCAAGGGCTCGACTCACCGTCCGCTTCACGCAGAGGATTTTCACGCCTACGTGAAACCCTGGACTGGCGACGTCGGACAAGCCGCGTTTTACCGTCAGATCGTGCAGATGGACGAGCAGTACACCGACGAAATCGAACACCGCTTCGATGAAATCCGCTGCCCGGTCCAGCTGCTATGGGGCGAGCAGGATGACTGGATTCCAATCACACAAGGCGACGAGCTCGCGCGTCGGATTCCGGGGATCACCTACGTTCGTGTGCCGGGCGCCGGGCATCTGGTGCAGGAAGAAGCGCCGGAAGTCATCGTGGCTCAGCTCTTCAATTTCTTCCGGACGTGA
- a CDS encoding helix-turn-helix transcriptional regulator, which translates to MNKPPVHVVRAPFTDEIPAPVYFRSAHMPVSTAYPFHHHPWGEFVYSFSGVMEIMVEGVHIIAPPQFGVWLPPNVEHNALNHQEACHCSVYVTASLCEQLPQIACALTITPLIRALLEELRMSPPGLVQTSEESRLLFVLLDKMRQTSRVATYLPGSTDPALAPILKALEDNPADARSLGEWARLVNATERTLMRRCQRDLGMSLSQWKQRLKVMCSYQQLSKGASVETIAFDLGYSSSSAFIGMFRKLTGETPDEYRRAKLG; encoded by the coding sequence ATGAACAAGCCTCCGGTCCACGTGGTCCGCGCGCCTTTCACCGATGAAATTCCCGCGCCCGTTTACTTCCGCTCGGCGCACATGCCGGTGTCCACGGCTTATCCTTTTCACCACCACCCGTGGGGCGAATTCGTTTATTCCTTCAGCGGGGTCATGGAAATCATGGTCGAAGGCGTGCACATCATTGCGCCGCCGCAGTTCGGTGTCTGGCTGCCGCCCAACGTCGAGCACAACGCGCTGAACCATCAGGAGGCCTGCCATTGCTCGGTGTACGTCACGGCGTCTTTGTGTGAGCAACTGCCGCAGATCGCATGCGCGTTGACCATCACGCCGCTGATTCGGGCGCTGCTCGAAGAGCTTCGAATGTCACCGCCGGGATTGGTGCAAACGAGTGAGGAAAGCCGGTTGCTGTTTGTGTTGCTGGACAAGATGCGACAGACGTCACGAGTCGCCACGTATTTGCCGGGTTCGACCGACCCGGCGCTGGCGCCCATTCTCAAAGCCTTGGAAGACAACCCGGCCGATGCGCGTTCGTTGGGGGAGTGGGCCCGTCTCGTCAATGCAACGGAGCGGACGCTCATGCGGCGTTGCCAGCGCGACTTGGGGATGTCTTTGTCGCAGTGGAAGCAGCGGTTGAAGGTGATGTGCTCTTACCAACAACTGAGTAAAGGCGCGTCTGTCGAAACGATAGCCTTTGATCTGGGCTACAGCAGTTCCTCTGCGTTCATCGGCATGTTCCGGAAGTTGACGGGCGAAACACCTGATGAATACCGTCGAGCGAAACTGGGGTGA
- a CDS encoding flavodoxin family protein, whose protein sequence is MNSPSTPVRTAVVYHSGYGHTARMASAVAEGAGTGAVLLAIDSEGNLSDDAWQTLASADAIVFGSPTYMGGPSWQFKKFADASSKPWFEGAWQNKIFGGFTNSASLNGDKLNTLEYFVLLSGQHGGIWVGLDIKPANLKASKRDDPNRMGSYIAPMAQTPADASPEEMSSGDLETARLYGARVALIAGQFQLGKSRLA, encoded by the coding sequence ATGAATTCCCCTTCCACACCTGTTAGAACCGCTGTCGTTTATCACTCCGGCTATGGCCACACCGCGCGCATGGCCAGCGCGGTGGCCGAAGGCGCAGGCACTGGCGCTGTGTTGTTGGCCATCGACTCCGAGGGCAACCTTTCCGACGATGCATGGCAGACCCTGGCCAGCGCGGATGCCATCGTTTTTGGCTCGCCGACGTACATGGGCGGCCCAAGCTGGCAGTTCAAAAAGTTCGCGGATGCCTCTTCCAAACCCTGGTTCGAAGGCGCCTGGCAGAACAAGATTTTTGGCGGCTTCACCAACAGCGCGAGCCTCAACGGCGACAAGCTCAATACCCTTGAATACTTCGTCTTGCTCTCAGGGCAGCACGGCGGGATCTGGGTCGGGCTGGACATCAAACCGGCGAACCTCAAGGCCTCGAAGCGCGATGACCCGAATCGCATGGGCTCGTACATCGCGCCCATGGCGCAGACGCCTGCCGATGCGTCCCCTGAAGAGATGTCCTCAGGAGACCTTGAAACAGCACGCCTGTACGGCGCCCGGGTTGCGCTGATTGCCGGGCAATTTCAGCTTGGGAAATCCCGTCTCGCCTGA
- a CDS encoding LysR family transcriptional regulator, whose product MPHLQTLLIFARVAELMSFTRAAESLGIQKGRVSTVIRELEREVGATLLHRTTRSVQLTEDGRAFYSRARDLLADAQDMQSMFASNGAPLRGRLRVDMPTELARTVVIPALPQFLKANPELELELSSTDRRVDLVQEGFDCVIRLGPILDDTLIARSLGRLRMMNAASPHYLAIYGTPQTLDDLLSQGHQMIHYTPTFGARLMGWEYPEGEGYGSLALPGVMQVNSVQTYHAAGLAGIGLIQGGYLALAQHIQRGDLVEVLPELRPEPLAASLVVAHRRNLSQRVRAFMSWIEGVLKPYLDEPV is encoded by the coding sequence ATGCCCCATCTCCAGACACTGCTGATTTTTGCCCGCGTCGCGGAACTGATGAGCTTTACCCGAGCCGCTGAAAGCTTGGGCATTCAGAAGGGGCGAGTCTCGACTGTCATTCGCGAACTGGAGCGTGAGGTGGGCGCCACGCTTTTGCACCGGACGACGCGCAGCGTGCAATTGACCGAGGACGGGCGCGCTTTCTATTCGCGTGCTCGGGACCTTCTGGCCGATGCGCAGGACATGCAATCGATGTTCGCCAGCAACGGCGCTCCTTTGAGGGGGCGATTGCGTGTCGACATGCCGACCGAGTTGGCGAGGACCGTGGTCATCCCCGCGCTGCCGCAGTTCCTCAAGGCGAATCCCGAGTTGGAGCTGGAGTTGTCCAGCACTGATCGGCGGGTTGATCTTGTACAGGAAGGGTTCGATTGCGTGATCCGGCTCGGGCCGATCCTCGACGACACGCTGATCGCCCGTTCACTGGGCCGTTTGCGCATGATGAATGCGGCGAGTCCTCACTACCTGGCGATATACGGCACACCGCAGACCCTCGACGATCTACTGAGCCAAGGGCACCAAATGATTCACTACACCCCCACTTTCGGCGCCCGATTGATGGGGTGGGAGTATCCGGAGGGTGAGGGGTATGGATCGCTGGCGCTGCCCGGCGTGATGCAGGTCAACAGCGTGCAGACCTACCATGCAGCGGGGCTGGCGGGTATTGGACTGATTCAAGGCGGTTACCTGGCGCTGGCGCAGCACATCCAGCGCGGCGATCTGGTGGAAGTGCTCCCCGAGCTTAGGCCCGAGCCGCTTGCCGCTTCGCTCGTTGTCGCCCATCGGCGCAATCTTTCCCAACGTGTCCGTGCGTTCATGAGCTGGATTGAAGGGGTGTTGAAACCCTATCTCGATGAGCCGGTTTGA